A single genomic interval of Bos indicus isolate NIAB-ARS_2022 breed Sahiwal x Tharparkar chromosome 5, NIAB-ARS_B.indTharparkar_mat_pri_1.0, whole genome shotgun sequence harbors:
- the HMOX1 gene encoding heme oxygenase 1, with amino-acid sequence MERPQPDSSMPQDLSEALKEATKEVHTQAENAEFMKNFQKGELTQEGFKLVMASLYHIYVALEEEIERNKENPVYTPLYFPEELHRRASLEQDMAFWYGPRWQEAIPYTQATKRYVQRLQEVGRTEPELLVAHAYTRYLGDLSGGQVLKKIAQKALNLPSSGEGLAFFTFPNIASATKFKQLYRSRMNTLEMTPEVRQRVLDEAKTAFLLNIQLFEELQGLLTQKAKDHDPLQAPELHRRAGSKVQDLAPTKASRGKPQPSVLSQAPLLRWVLTLSFLVATVAVGLYAM; translated from the exons ATGGAGCGCCCGCAGCCCGACAGCAG CATGCCCCAGGATTTGTCAGAGGCCCTGAAGGAGGCCACCAAGGAGGTGCACACCCAGGCGGAGAATGCAGAGTTCATGAAGAACTTTCAGAAGGGTGAGCTGACCCAAGAAGGTTTTAAG CTGGTGATGGCGTCTTTGTACCACATCTATgtggccctggaggaggagatcgAACGCAACAAGGAGAACCCCGTCTACACTCCCCTCTACTTCCCAGAGGAGCTGCACCGCCGGGCCTCCCTGGAGCAGGACATGGCCTTCTGGTACGGGCCCCGCTGGCAGGAGGCCATCCCCTACACGCAGGCCACCAAGCGCTATGTTCAGCGACTCCAGGAGGTGGGGCGCACCGAGCCCGAACTGCTGGTGGCCCATGCCTACACCCGCTACCTGGGAGACCTGTCTGGGGGCCAAGTTCTCAAGAAGATTGCTCAGAAGGCCCTGAATCTGCCCAGCTCCGGGGAGGGCCTGGCCTTCTTCACTTTCCCCAATATCGCCAGTGCCACCAAGTTCAAGCAGCTGTACCGCTCCCGCATGAACACTCTGGAGATGACCCCTGAGGTCCGGCAGAGGGTCCTGGATGAGGCCAAGACCGCCTTCCTGCTCAACATCCAG CTGTTTGAGGAGTTGCAGGGCCTGCTGACCCAGAAGGCCAAGGACCATGATCCCTTGCAGGCACCAGAGCTTCACAGGCGAGCCGGCAGCAAGGTGCAAG acttGGCTCCCACCAAGGCGTCCAGGGGGAAGCCCCAGCCCAGCGTCCTCTCCCAGGCACCTCTCCTGCGATGGGTCCTCACACTCAGCTTTCTGGTGGCCACGGTCGCTGTGGGGCTTTACGCCATGTGA